One window of Pelobates fuscus isolate aPelFus1 chromosome 9, aPelFus1.pri, whole genome shotgun sequence genomic DNA carries:
- the ZBTB9 gene encoding zinc finger and BTB domain-containing protein 9, whose translation MPKCENIQLDFPHYSSVLLDTLNKQRLEGKFCDLSVQVQGRVFRAHKTVLAASSPYFHDKLLLNDTSCLVLPSVIQPDAFENLLHLIYSGRLCLDMESLPSHLLLASGLQMWQVVDRCSELLKEREPRSQQSWSSRASESQSPSSSFQPPRDDPAPLSLGCSDDEEVIKVRVSEEEEEEEEEEDDSNSGRNVLEEVIPAGCSYSIPSSSSPGSPKVFYIKQERGEEDNFLKGFEVTEVQPDYSTKLSFVLPPTSSSSDVSLCLPRKMHGVSDPQSYTLSKPVDLHGNEIIAHALQAQTVHAPVKLVAAPDGKKFGCLCGKRFAVKPKRDRHIMLTFSLRPFGCSVCNKKFKLKHHLTEHMKTHGGNLYSCEDCGRKFRVENCFQKHKEVCKGQRWAGACWTYK comes from the coding sequence ATGCCTAAGTGTGAAAATATCCAGTTAGACTTTCCGCACTATAGCTCAGTGCTCCTGGACACCCTGAACAAACAGCGTCTAGAGGGGAAGTTTTGCGATCTCTCTGTCCAGGTTCAAGGTCGGGTCTTTCGAGCACACAAGACGGTGCTGGCTGCATCTTCGCCATATTTTCATGATAAGCTTCTCCTGAATGACACCAGCTGCCTGGTTCTCCCAAGTGTAATTCAGCCTGATGCCTTTGAGAATCTCTTACATCTGATCTATTCTGGAAGGCTGTGCCTGGATATGGAGTCTCTTCCTTCTCACCTACTTTTGGCTAGTGGTCTGCAGATGTGGCAAGTGGTAGATCGGTGTTCAGAGCtgttaaaggaaagagagccaCGTTCACAACAGTCGTGGTCAAGTCGTGCCAGTGAGAGCCAGTCGCCCAGTAGCAGTTTCCAGCCTCCAAGAGATGATCCTGCTCCACTATCACTGGGCTGCTCAGACGATGAAGAGGTGATAAAAGTGCGTGtatcagaggaggaagaggaagaagaagaggaggaggatgacAGTAACAGTGGAAGAAATGTTTTAGAAGAAGTGATCCCTGCAGGTTGCTCCTACTCTATTCCTTCCTCATCCTCTCCAGGAAGCCCTAAAGTGTTCTACATTAAGCAAGAACGAGGTGAGGAGGACAACTTTTTAAAGGGGTTTGAAGTGACGGAAGTGCAGCCAGATTACTCTACAAAACTGAGTTTTGTTCTTCCTCCCACATCATCTTCCTCTGATGTTTCTCTCTGCCTGCCGCGGAAAATGCATGGCGTCTCTGATCCCCAATCCTACACTTTATCTAAACCTGTAGACCTGCATGGTAATGAGATCATTGCTCATGCTCTCCAAGCCCAGACTGTCCATGCTCCGGTCAAGCTTGTGGCTGCCCCCGATGGGAAGAAATTTGGATGCTTGTGCGGTAAACGCTTTGCTGTGAAGCCTAAACGTGACCGGCACATCATGTTGACATTCAGTCTGCGCCCATTTGGCTGCTCGGTCTGCAACAAGAAATTCAAATTGAAACATCATCTGACTGAGCACATGAAGACCCATGGAGGGAACCTTTATTCTTGTGAAGACTGTGGGCGCAAATTCAGGGTCGAGAACTGCTTTCAGAAGCACAAGGAAGTTTGTAAAGGGCAGAGGTGGGCAGGGGCCTGTTGGACCTACAAATAA